DNA from Brassica napus cultivar Da-Ae chromosome C4, Da-Ae, whole genome shotgun sequence:
tcatatttcatatttaaagCATTTGGTCTTATAAAGATACtccctctattttttttatatttttttatgcatGTAGTTTTAGATTaatgcataaatattttaaaaattattaattttttcaaaattagtatttgatatataaattaggTGTAGTTAAACCAAtcataaataagtatatattatttgtttggtCACACTATAtctaataaaagtaaaatttacttaaaattatgaaaattacttacattttgaaacaaacaaattttactttaactacttacaataaaaaatagagagaatattatttattatgattttagCATCTATATACAAAAAATTTCCATATTATACTCTTGTTCATAACTCACACATAGAATATAAGTTAACCCaagataaataatataaaaaaagataaataatatcAGCCTATAGGAAGCTCACAATATCAGCCTATAGGAATATAGGAAGCTCACTTGAGGTGAAAGAGAGATCGTTATTAAAATGTGATAAATTGTGTTCtaaaaattctatatttaaCGTTTTAAGgtgtttttttccaaaaacaaaacttaacttcaaaatcatttgtattttacaTATATGCATAGAATTACGacctaaaaatacataaatcctAGTGTAAACAATTAATTAGTATGTGCACTAAATGAGAGCTTAAAACACAAGACATCAATAAAACATATAGGTGATATTTATGTATAGCAATGTTgtaatttcttatattatgtAGACGTTATAATGTATGACATATATAACCATATCTACAATACAATTTAGTTACAACAGTCATCTACAAATTGTCTGTTATTtaggtctgactggttcaaacgcagcggctgcgggagtttgcggaagcgggtggttgcggtttctagtggttttaagagatttgtactaCTGGTTCTTTGGTTAAAAATTGATGCGTTTGCTGGATACtgatgactggttaactaccaaatgcaacatcggttaaataataaattaacaatatttacattttatataattataaaaatatcaaaaatcataatattataataaatataaaaattatatttagaaagttttagttttaaatttttaaaaattatagaaaatatttttatattaaaattttataatatgaattaaaatataatagatatatttcaatatttttataattccaatttaaaatttttatttttgtatttatattattttaaaagaaaagaaaaaaaattatcctctcGCAACCGTCCGCAACCACAAACGGTAGCTAGAAGCCTAGAACcatcttttgaatttatgaggtttagagTAGTGTGAAgcggtttgagtgattgttgcaaaacgccaacaaaCGTTACCAATCGCCAAAAAGCTGCAACAAGCGAGGATGAAACTCTCTGAACTCTACACAAAACGACTGTATCTAGGCTTAAATTGATAGTATGCATCATTTATGAGATACAACATTCTCTTCTAAGTTATAAAAACTTGTTGAAAACACGATAAGAGAATGAACCTAAACAAACGGACTCATGATTCAAGTTATATTGAATTTTCTATacttctaaacctattacaaaTACACTATATAGTTCATGCTTTGTGACAGCGATTCATATCATATGACAAGTTTTTCTGAATCTAAGGTCATGAGCATTAGAGGTTTAAAGGAGAGGATCACACGTTTtacgagaaaaaaaatattaaaaaaatcaaaagcgaTGAACTCGGTTCGTCTCGCCTCTCCTGTGTGATAtcctctctcctaaagttcATCACTGTAACGCGGCCCCACGATACGTGGCGACCCGCGattggtcaatttttttttttttttttaataaaaaaaaatcaaaaaaaggaaaaaatttaataataaaaaattaagaagatgAATCCAAAGGGGGTCTTGCTCTAATGCCATAATGCTAACACTGACAAGTTTTATGCTTTCACATTAGAAACCGGTCGATTCTTTGACAAACACATGTAAAcgacaaaacaacaaaacaacaacACAACAAACCAAGAGGTCTTTTTTGTCTGCTTGTGCAACTTCGAGGATTTGAAAATCGTGCAACCTTTTCTTGTCTTCAGTAGCCCAATCCTAAACTTCATACTTCATACCTCTCTAGTTATTTACCTAATCGATGttcaattcaatttttttcaagGATGTGATTGTTCCGTTTCATTCACAGAACTGCTTGATAATGCTAGAGTACGATAAATAAGCTACTACTAATACTTGATTCCATTTCCCAGTATGTTGCTTAGATTACAAAAGCTAATGGTTACGCTTACTGATAGATATTAGATCTATGATAATGCCTATGTTTAGATTCACTCTTTAATAAATTGTACAGGCCGATTATACATTAGGAAAGCATATAAGTTTGGGTTTCAGATCATGGAATTCGGTACAGATTAGTTTTATCGGATCTTTCATGTAGAGGAGCTTTGGGTCCATTTAAGACACATAAGTGTTTCGGTTTAGTTTCAGATGGATTCCTATCATTTTGAGTCGGTTCAGAACCTTTTCATAACCATTTAGGGTCCGACTGGTGACCATCCGGGAAACAAGAGGAACGAATAAAAAAGGAATGTACGGGAATAAAATAccaggaatgaaaaggaatggttattccttatcaaatttgacaaggaataattttgttctttaattctctacaaaaaagggaatgaaagggaatgagaggaaattattattccttgtgaatggtaattttttttaggaacgttagggaatgcattattcctcgTCGTTCCCTGGTCAGCATTCATACCCTTAAACATTTTTGGGGACATAGTTCGGTACAGATATTTATCACCagtaaatacataaaaacaaaagatatcTGAAACATCTGAAGAGTTTATTCGAAATAgcaaaaatatataagtaatgctcaaacataatttttataatcttCCGGATTCAGATACCTAATAAGATCCACGGGTCTCAATGAAAAATACTGAGTGTACATATCCAAACTTGATCCGAACTGACTTCCCCCGATTGACCCATGCCTAAAAAGCATGTATCAAATTCACAATATTACACAAGCTAACAACAAAATTTAAGTGGACATTTTGAAAGTCATAGTACAGACACATCTAGGTAGTTAATACAGACAAAGACGAATCACATAAGAAATACAATCAATTTACTTTTGATCAACGGCTGCATTTAACTTTAGAATGACCTTTTGCCCTGATTTTACAAACGTTTAGGTATTGCCGGACTTCGTATATGCAAAATATATCAAGGATCAAACTAAAGGACAGATTCCaacctccctctctctctctctctctcctcacaattgtctttgttttgtttaggtTTCTATACAGCGCGTTTTCTCTTCgatcttttgcttcttctttggcCAACACCAGGCAATGGCTTGCTTGTGCTCGAAGCTAACGCTCCTTCACGAACCTCTTCCTCCTGTTCCAACATACTTACTCATAAGTTCTTTAACGTAATCATGTAATTATTTACTTGATCGAGTTGTAGTTTAGGAGACTATTACCTCATCATCGGACCCTTCTTCTGATTCAGACTGAGATTCTAGCAGTTCAACTGTATCTTTTGCAACCGCCTTGTTCTTTTTGCTGCGCTTCTCTTGCTCCTTTAACTGTCTAAATCTGTTGTAGTAgtccaatataaaattatctttttcGACATATACTcgtaagaaaaaaatgtttgaaatCAGTGATAATAAAGAGATACACTTACCTTTCGCCAGCATCATCAGGCTGAGCAATAGATCTCTTTGCCCGTCCCGCGGTTATTATTCCGCTTGCGTTTTCATTGACTGCAGGCGCTGCCCCGCCTAGTTTACGCAGCCAAACTTGTTGGGCGGTGCTAAGTACATTGTTTGTGAACCTAACATACAATTGCAAGGTTAAAACGTTAAGCATCAAATCTGAACAGTAAGTATATCAACTATAAATCTAACTTTGTTTCGTTATTCCAAGAACAAGCTTCGTATTACTGGGAATCCTCATATATCTTATATACATTCTGAGAATGAAGCCATCTAGGTGTGCCATCTTAGATAAACTTATACTGAATGTGCTCTCATACATAGATGAAAATTGAGCAAAGGTGTGAGAAACCAACCAGTAGATAGATAATCCTGATGGGACAGACAATGCAAAGTAGCCAATCATGAGTGGAAGAAACTTGAAAACAAGAAGTGTGTTCTTCTGCGCAGGATCGTCTGTCTgcccaaaataaaataaaattgagcTTAGAACTTTCACAATCATACTTTTAGTgataagaatttttaaaaataagaagcTTTTGTTATGTCTCTCACTTGAGGAGGCTTCATAATCTCCATCGACACATACTGGGAGACAATAAGGAGAACAGGCAAAACAAGATACGCAGCGGTGTCGCCCCAGCCCAATGGTGGATGCCCGTCCTGCACCACCAAACGGCATCAGACTAGGAAAACTGTATTCATGCATATGTTTacaacaaaaagttaaaaaatttctttctctctctcattaCCACAAAAGGGAAAAGCCATGAAACGCCAGATCCACTCTGTCGAGCAGCTATACTTGTTGGTCCACCAAGAGATGGAATCCAAAAGAAACCTTCTGTAAATAGTCCCTGCAAGTCAAACCTTTttatcagcaaaaaaaaacataaacaaaacccACCAGCTAACTTAACGAACCTCGTTGGCCACGTTGGAGAGAGCTTGGTATAAACCAATCCAAACTGGTATGGTAGCTAAAGTTGGCAAGCAACCTAACATCAAAACAAACAAGAAATCgtatataataaaacacacTTTCGAAGAATAACAAATTACAATACAACCACCATTACTAGTAACAAGTACCTGCCAATGGATTGACACCAGCTTGTTTATACAAGCGTGACGTCTCTAGTTGTATTCTCTCCTACATatacacccaaaaaaaaaaaaaacagttacaaAAGAGTCAAGACTTAATCATCCTCACACTAAACTCAATTCTTTTAAGCCACAAAAGATCCACCTGATTGCCTGCGTAACGTTGTTGAATGGCTTTAATCTTCGGTTGAAGATTTTGCATCGCCATGGTTGATTCAACCTACAGAATGAACTCTATTCAGCAAAATGCTTTCAAAATAACGAAAAATCCACTTATCCTCAATTGATTTTAAGCTGAAAAAACTCAGTAATAAAcccaaatttaatataatatcatAACCGCTACCATCCAGGTTGTTCCCACGGTTGCCCACACTACTGACGGAGAAGTTTATTAATGAAAAATCAATTGGTTTCTCATAATAAACCCGAATTTAACATAAATAACAGAACCGCCTCGACGATGATCAAATGTAATCAATCACCTGTTGCTTAGTCAAAGGGTAGGTGGCCGCCTTGACGATGATAGTAAGCAAGATAATCGCGAATCCGTAAGCGTAGGGCACATGAACCGCCGTGAGTCCATCCTTCAAAAACTAAACAATCCAAAAACAGAGATACTACTGTTAAAAATCTCCGAATCGTAAACAGATATTGGAATCAGCTCTGCTTTAAAAACTCACCTTGAGCACCAGCTCCATGCCATCGGAGATGAATCCGAACCAACCGCCACTCTTCTGCACGGCGGGATCAGTCGATACAGCTGAATCGGCGGCGCCGCTGACGACGGCTGCGTCGGCTACGGTGTAGAGGAGAGACTCAGCTCTGGTGAGAATAGCTCCGATGTCTACCGAGCCGTGGAGAGGAGGAATCTCGTTTAAGCTGAACCGTACGAGATGCTTGTTACGAAATTGAAGGCTTCCTCCAGCTACGTGGCGGGAAGAGGAAGAGGGTTTGAGCAAGGGTGAGCCGAAGAAGGAAGATGGAGACGAGATTAGAACTCTCGCCATTTGGAGGTTCCTTGAGCGAGAGGatgagaggagaagaagaagaagaagataaagttttttttttttaattgtgtttttatttttctttttgtttaatttatggaTTTTGTCTCTTAGATGGAACGGCGAAGCTGGTGATCGCGCGtgagctattttttttttatatggtgGAGATTACCTCCAATCATAAGGGACCACGTGGCCGTGTATTTAACGTGGGATATGAGTGTTGTTCCTATACCGATTTGCCACTACTAATATCCCATTAGCCGGACATAACACTTAATCAGTCAGGGCTtcactggttcaaacgcagcggttacgggagtttgcggatgcaggtggttgcggtttctagcggttttaagtgatttgtacgactggttctgcgattagaaattggtgcgtttgcagAATACTTATGTCTGGTTAACTTCCAAATActgcagcggttaaataataaattaacaatatttatattttatataattataaaaaatatcaaaaatcataaaattataataaatataaaaaatatatttagaaagttatagtttagaatttttagtattatagaaaatgtttttattttaaaattttataatattaattaaaatataatagatatattttagtatttttataattccaatttaaaatttttattgaatatttttatttttgtatttatatggtttttgaaaaaaaaaaaaaaaattatcctcccgcaaccgcaaacgctagctggaaccagtttttgattttaagaggctcggagcggtttgaagcgatttgtaacagtttttatgattgtttcgaaacatTGTCAACCGCTagcaaccgcaaaagctgcatTTGCGGATGgcagcgggaaaaccagtcatgcCCTTAATCGAAAATTATATGCAGAGTAACcgattttctttatatttatttataaacaacTATACTCCCTCTGgttttaatataaatcgttttaaaaTCGTTTACGTAGATTAAGAAAtcattcattttttatattttataaacaaaaacatcattaattatttacctaacacaaatcaaccaataataaaataaaatttatattatcattggtcatataacattaattgttaataaattttacatagaaaaccgaaaacgtcatataatttggaacataaaaatttctctgaaacgacttatattaaaaaccaTGGAGTATATATTTATTGAGTTCGAGGCAGCTATGGCGTATTTTTTGCCAtttaaaccaaagtattttaaaagttattatgatatatattaaggtataataaaatattatgtgaaTATTTCAAAATACATCGTGAAGAGAGTTCCAACCTAACTCTTAAAGTGTATTCATTATAGATATGTCAACACTCAAAGCTGTTATTTCTACCggtaaaatcatttatataaaagaaaatagataTGGTCAAGTTCGAATTTTAAAAGCTGCACAAAATTTCTTAGCAATTGACTCTTGTCTCTGACTcgaaaatattataagtttcgACCTATAactttttacaattaaaaaaaactctcagatagataaaaaaaaacacaatggtCTGACGCCTATCATGTGAACATTTGGATGGTTTTACCTTCTCCATTAGACGATGAAACTCCTTGGAATGAGATGCCTTTGAAAGTTTCTAGCCATGTACCAGCAGGTGCTCTTCCTTCTGGCCACTAGGtcagtttctttttctttttggaatgAGATGGTCAGAGTCGTCTGATCCACATCGATTTGAGAACAAAGTAAACAGAGAGGTCATAGGTGTCATCCTCAGCCATGATAATAACATAATGAAGTTTCTAGGCTTGGTAACATTTCAGCcatatttaatgattatttTCCAGAGAAATGCGATTATAAATTATGAAAGCTTCATATCTCCTATGTGAACAAAGTTGTTTTCATATTCCatataattaaaacatcaaTCGGTCGTAGATATACAATAAGAGTACATGACAATCAGTATACTAAAAAGAAATTCTGATAACTCTAGTTGACATCTTCTACGGTGTAACTTAATATACTATTAATAGAGTGGAGAAACAActtaaaaacttctaaaacAACATATTTCTATATATGTCCAAATCGTGTTTTAAAACGGCATAAgctatttaattcatatatatatacaattctGTGCATGTGTACATATGGATCTTTTGCACTCTTAAAAGCA
Protein-coding regions in this window:
- the LOC106381104 gene encoding inner membrane protein ALBINO3, chloroplastic-like — its product is MARVLISSPSSFFGSPLLKPSSSSRHVAGGSLQFRNKHLVRFSLNEIPPLHGSVDIGAILTRAESLLYTVADAAVVSGAADSAVSTDPAVQKSGGWFGFISDGMELVLKFLKDGLTAVHVPYAYGFAIILLTIIVKAATYPLTKQQVESTMAMQNLQPKIKAIQQRYAGNQERIQLETSRLYKQAGVNPLAGCLPTLATIPVWIGLYQALSNVANEGLFTEGFFWIPSLGGPTSIAARQSGSGVSWLFPFVDGHPPLGWGDTAAYLVLPVLLIVSQYVSMEIMKPPQTDDPAQKNTLLVFKFLPLMIGYFALSVPSGLSIYWFTNNVLSTAQQVWLRKLGGAAPAVNENASGIITAGRAKRSIAQPDDAGERFRQLKEQEKRSKKNKAVAKDTVELLESQSESEEGSDDEEEEVREGALASSTSKPLPGVGQRRSKRSKRKRAV